The Hippocampus zosterae strain Florida chromosome 2, ASM2543408v3, whole genome shotgun sequence genome contains the following window.
TTTAGATTTGTGGATTGAATGCCTTTCAAAAACTTAaaaggggtgaaaaaaaaagggtcgatCTGCTGGGAAACATAAACATGTCAAATGTCTCTAGTTGTCTTCCAAACGCTGACATGACGCAAAGACATCAAAAACGGTGGTTTTAAACGGCAGTCGAGGAGGCATTTTGGGTCACGCAGCTCAAGTTGTTGAAGTGCGAGAAGGGAGTGTGGGGGcaaaacagaaaacattttgaCGTGCGATGACTTCAAAGCAATTTGCTTGTGCGTGTCGATCCCCCACCCTACACAGAAGTGTTCAAGGGTAGTACATTTGAGAAAGGCGGGGAAGGTTCGACAACACAACCCGAGTGCATCAAGTGTTGAAAAGCCAAAGGAAAGCACTGCACCTGAAAGTAACCGGAGAAACGCGCCCCATCAGCGCGTAGGCAGTGACACTCTGCAGGTGAAACAGGCCGCCGTTGAAGAGCAACAACAAGACGATGTCCCGACTGAAAGTGAAGGTCTGTCCGCTCTTCTCGGTTGCGGGAGTTTCctggaaaacacaaacaagcgtCAGACAAATCCATTCCACCAATGAGCACGGCACcgatatttcttcttttttgaccATCATTGATTACCTGCAAGcatttgaaatctttttttttttttgggcaaacaCCATTTTGAAACAATGATGGCATGAATAATTTCAGCAAGTTTCACGTCGTCCAATTTCGGCCCAACTGGTAGCAGCCCAACGCTGCAGTtcatgtcttaaaaaaaaaaatgctttcttccTACTGAAAGCACAtctttgtaattgacatgtttatattGGATCGCATGTTCACGTTTCAATAATCATCAACAATCATCAATCAATTATCAATAAATGCTCATATGGTATGACACATGGTAGGTGGTGGCcatttttattggaaatggttacaatgAACTACCGTTATATGGTCGTTATGTCCCTCGATCTACGTTGTCATGAGTTTCGACTGTACCCGCATATCATATTTGATAAAAACGATTCACTCGGTGACCTACCAGGAGGAAAATCCAGGCTGGGATGAGCATTATGATTGCTGATGCACTGGTGTAAAATTGTAGTTCTGgagggctgaaaaaaaatcaaatttaaaaaaaaaagtctcatttcACTTGTACGACTCCTGTTTTTATTCCTGGTCTTTTTACCTGAATTTATAAGTGTCACCGCTCAACAGTTTCTTGGAGAAGACATTCTGTAAACTGAGACGGGAGGGAACGGGTTGAGACCAAGCGCGCCGCTGCGGCCGTGGTGCGGCACGGCGGATCGGCGGTCGCGGTTTACCGTACCAGTCCATGATGTTGGTGGAGAGCGCGGCGGAGAAGCCGAGCAAGTTGAAGCTGAGCTCTGTGGCCGTGCAGAGAGCCAAGCCCGCCATGACGGGGAACAGCGACAGGTTCACCCACAAGCCTGCGTGACGAGGAGGGTTGGCCAGTGTTCAATGACGATGCGTATTGGGGCAGTCCTTCCAGGGagttacattttcaaaattataCTGACCGAATTTGTCAATatacatttgccccccccccacccctacaaaGCGATTTACCCGTCTCAATGATCTTGAAGTTTGTTCTGTTCATGCATTGCGTAATTTAACATTTCATGGAAAACTAACGCAAATGACAGGAGAACATccaatacaacccccccccccaaaaaaatgtcaaaagcaaCAACATTAAACATGTtacaaatgatgacattttgttttacaGTTCTAatggtaaaaacattttttgcatgaaaaatattactttattactattatttttttgttggatAAACAATGACCATTTCAatgatattttcaaaattcattGAGCAATTCAAATACTCATGTTAGTAAAATGACTTGCTTTTCCAAAAGAAATTCAGCGGGACACGTCTTCACCGCGATTGATGAAATCACCTGAAATGGAAAATGACCCACCTGTGTACTCTCCAAGAATCAACCTGGACATGATGACAGTAAAAATGGGCGCAGAGCTCTTCACCGTCTCGGCAAAAGACACGGCCACATTCTTCAGGCTCACCAAACCCAAGACCACCGTGGTGAACCTGGATATCAAGCAAAGAGATTCTAAGGACACTTAAGAACGAGTGACTTGGGAGGCGTGTTCCGTGATATTACTTCCACCTATTTGGTCGTGTGCCACAACATTTTTCTCGTGTAAAATGACGTCTTCACTCAATAAAGGCCGTTCGTGTTTTCACTTGACAGAAAAATCATGCTTCAAGGTTTGACAAATATTTTCAGCTTTGGAGGAGCGCAGTGCTTTCGATGCACGGCATGCTTTCGGGAAGTCACCTCATCAGTCCAACGAAGAGCATGATCATGATGAAGTTGGGAGGATACTCGCTCCTGGATTTGTGCTGGTAAAGGCAGCAAGGCACAAACATCTTCAGGAAGCCAATTATGGTGGTGGAGAGCATCTGAACCGCACCTGCCCACAAAAAGGAAACAATTAAATACAGATTAGAATTATACTCAATCGGGCTGAACGTGAATTTCAAATCGACACCGTtatgttttatatatacagtcaaaccttggttttcgtccataatccgttccagaaggctgtttgaaaaccgaaattgtttgaaaaccgaaaccacgctcttttaaaaataaaagtgtttactgaacacatctgctcacaatggaatgcaacactcgtgtaaggaaggtgagaggagtcaaatggtgcattcaagtgcgctcagttctTTCGAGAACcaaaatttgttcgtcatccgaggcataaaaaacgggaaatttttggtcgaaaaccgaattggttgAGAAccaagacgttcgaaaaccgaggtttgactgagGTTttgactgtatgtgtgtgtgtgtatattatatatatatatatatatatatatatatatatgttatacACACTGCATTTTACTCTTGCAATCTGATTTGTGACTTACAAATGTTTATATCACACCTGTTTGGTAGAATTTTCTGAAACTGTTGTAATGAACGCTTAAAAGACTGCACATGTTTCGTAAGTTGGTCCAcagtaaaaacaaatgcaaagtgGAGCAGTTCCCTAGTCGTCCGTCCTTACCCAGCATGCTCGGCTGCCCCTCCAACAGCGACAGGATGTATTTGTTGAGGAACAGGTTACAGAAGCTGAAGAAGTACCATAGGGCCAGGTAGGTGAGGGAGCGGCGGTTCCAGACCCCTGAGCCGGCCTTGATCACCGTGGTCTCTGTGACGACGATCTTCAGCACCTGGTCACTGGGCAGGCTCTCGCTGCGGGCCAACACCACTCGCTCCTCACGGACGCGTGGCGGGAGCAGAAAGCGCCACAGCGATTGCCTGTTGCTTTTTGGCCTGGTGCCCAGCATGGCCCCCTGTTGCCCAGGCCCCCTAGGGAGTTTGGGGCGGGGCTCGGGGGTAACTGGGAGCTAAGCGGTCTGAAACAGTAGCTTGTACGACTAAGGCATCTTCTGATCAGTCACGTGATGTTTTTTGCTCCATCTTGCCTTGAGGACATGTTGGTATTGATGCTTCGAAGACCTGCAACACACAACAGAGAAAAGAGTGACCGCCTGATATATCacagatttattcattcattcattcatcttccgaaccgcttgatcctcactagggttgcggggggtgctggagcctatcccagccgtcttcgggcagtaggcgggggacaccctgaatcggttgccagccaatcacagggcacacatagacgaacaaccatccatgctcacattcacacctcgggacaatttagagtgttcaatcagcctgccacgcatgtttttggaatgtgggaggaaaccggagcacccggagaaaacccacgcaggcccggggagaacatgcaaactccacacagggaggccggagctggaatcgaacccggtacctctgcactgtgaagccgacgtgctaaccacttggctaccgggccgccctatcacagatttaatgtttgtttattttgggaaaGTCTGAATTTAAGAATTGGCACCTTGTGCCATTGCACTGCTGACAAGAGCGCAGTGGGCAAGTGGCCAGGCATGTTGCAATTGGGGCTTCCACGACTTCATTGAAGTTTCTGATTAGAAGGAGACTGTCAGAGATTCTCACTCGGACAGTTGAACACAGACTCGACCCAGGAACAGGTCGTCTTTGACTGCCAGGCATGAGGAACGATCGATCCTTTGAAGCCGCACTAACTCGTGCTCGCTTCTCAAACCGAAACCTGAACCCTCGCAGCTCCTGCTGGCCTTTATTGACAGTACATGCAAATGAGTAGCCTTCCCACGAATTGATACATCTGTAACTTTGCTCAAGGACACATGCGCtcgaggtcaatcaagcatggAACAAAGATAAACGTTTAGACATGATAACATTATAACATTATTTGTCTATTCTC
Protein-coding sequences here:
- the LOC127595689 gene encoding solute carrier family 35 member E2A-like; this encodes MLGTRPKSNRQSLWRFLLPPRVREERVVLARSESLPSDQVLKIVVTETTVIKAGSGVWNRRSLTYLALWYFFSFCNLFLNKYILSLLEGQPSMLGAVQMLSTTIIGFLKMFVPCCLYQHKSRSEYPPNFIMIMLFVGLMRFTTVVLGLVSLKNVAVSFAETVKSSAPIFTVIMSRLILGEYTGLWVNLSLFPVMAGLALCTATELSFNLLGFSAALSTNIMDCLQNVFSKKLLSGDTYKFSPPELQFYTSASAIIMLIPAWIFLLETPATEKSGQTFTFSRDIVLLLLFNGGLFHLQSVTAYALMGRVSPVTFSVASTVKHALSVWLSVIVFSNRITMLSATGTVLVFVGVFLYNKARQAQRQRMLAMAAQQNYKLSPQEQNIQRGPPQPH